The sequence below is a genomic window from Tubulanus polymorphus chromosome 1, tnTubPoly1.2, whole genome shotgun sequence.
TTCTACTGGGTAGTTGTTTTTATACCCTTTTACAGGTGAGTTGAGTCGATGAATTCTTGAGAAGATTTTTCAGATCGTTCAAAATGAAAGATGTATATGTTGTTTGTGTTGTGAATTAACTCATGTACACCGTGATTAATAACACTTTAAGGCGCGTGATATCCCGTCCATTTATTCAATACTCGAGTACGGTTTATAAAACTGTAACGCATATTTCCACGTACATGCGTTAATACGAATCTTACGGGCTTAATTAAAATTGTCGTATTAAACGGGTTTCGTATTTTCTAAATCtgaattgatatgaatatgttagctgggacatgctggaaatcatcattTGTTATAAATCGGTTTCGTCTTTTACAGAATCGTATAACCGTTATAAATCGGTTTCGTCTTTTTCAGAATCGTATAACCGTTATAAATCGGTTTCGTCTTTTACAGAATCGTATAACCGTTATAAATCGGTTTCGTCTTCTACAGAATCGTATAACCAAGGTTCAGACTGtagtacatatatatatattacgaTACCATAATTATTctcttttaaatgaaaaaaaacgattCGCGTGGTGTTAATATTTGCTTTAAAACGCTGCGACAGAAAAGAGTcatagttgaaaaaataatgattgaCCTGAATTTAACTGCCATATTATCAGTTCATTTATTATTCAACAAATATCGAGCATTTCCTTCCCGGTTCCAATTAATATTTCAAGGACCTTGAATTGAAGTGTCCAATACACACGAGACAGTTTTAACCAATATGAATAGATCTAGGtacctaataatttcatgttagAAATGAAagtaagaatttgaaaataatttagaaaatttgtCTTTTAGAAAGATATACACTTAGCATTGTATCAGTTTGTAATAAACAGGAATAGCGCCTGATACAAGTCGaactatattgaaatatgagaACTGATGGCCAGCACGATTTTGATTCCTGTGCGTGAAAGTTTGATGAACATTCCTCTCTGGATTAAAGAACATTGAACTTTTCTAATTTACGACGATAGAATTTAAAATTTAGCCCAAAATTAAAAACGTGTATCTGTTTACAGCGGTTTTTGAACCAGGTTCTCGAACTCAGGCTATCTATTTTGCTAATTGTAAGCCTACTCTTGACTGTTAGAAGGTCAAATacacaatttgaaaaaaaacgaaagatATAAAATGCGAAAAATTTATCCTCTAACTACGAATTTTCGGTCTtctaaaaaccattttcaagtGATGATAAAGGTTTTTAGATGAATATCGAAATTTTGGAGTTTTCGGAGAATAGATTTTTCACAGTTTCATATCTTTCGTTTTTTTATTGTGGATTTGACATTCACTATTTGACATATAAAAAGCAAATTCTACATATTCTAAGCTGTTAGGTTTAGTTCACTGCAAGATGGAAAATGGTACGGTTATTTGATTGAGAGTCGTGAAACAAGACAGAAAGAAAGATGATTTAACaacaatattttctattaaattttattcatatctaGTATTTCTAACGCACGGTATATTGCGTAGTTTACCATTTCAGACTTAGTGCGGTAAGATGTTTACCTTGGTCGTCAATATTTGCCCCGGGACAAATAGACATAATACTTCCAAATAGCTATATCGCAAATTCGAATCGGTGACGAAGGAACGCAACGGCATATCAAATAACATGATACGAAACAAGATATTCGTTACCTATCAACTAACGTCTGACATCGAATTTCGATTAGCCATATAAATCTGCTTAAGCTAATTTTGGAGCTGTATGCCGCGCCCATCTCAAAGGTAGTTTTCGTTCCCATGAAGGGAAATCTACTTGATACGAAAGATATGAAATAAACCTTCAAAAAATTCAGAGGGGTCGAACCACATTTGCCGGGATAAACCATGCGCGTAAACCACTACACCACAGATTGTACTGACATACAAAGCATTTTAGGTCTGGTGGTCTTGTCGATTGTCGTGGCGACTTAGCTGTTGCTTGGAGTATTTGGACAGATGTCAAAAAGCATtaaaaacattcaataaaacatttgCCATACGATTCTAAACTCTTGATTTCACAAACGACCGAACTGTGCATTTATAGATTAATTTTCGAAATCAACATTTCAAACCAAATtctcttgaaaaaaaaaatgtttggaCCTTTTAGGGCTAGCTACTAACGACAGAACGTTGCTTGCAGGGAGAGGATCAGTGATAGGCGATAGtttataaatggaaaatgatGCCATATAGAAAAAACACCTTCAGCTAGTTGTCAGATGtaatatattttatgaatatgattGTAGAGGTCCGCGCGGCGTATCGTATCGTTTAATCTCGCAGTCGATGTCTGATTCTTTAAAGTTGTTTCATTTCTAAATATACTATTTCTGATGTGAACTGCGTCAGAAATCTTACATCGATATCCGAACTGTCTTGTTGCCTTCGGCAAtgcgatatatttatataattcagtacgaaaatatttatattcgtATGTTGTTGCTAATGAAAAAAGGTGCttagatttatatatatatatattgacgcAAACTCGATTTGCCCCTCGAAAACATCGATCAGATATTATCCTATCGTCGCATCGCGTGTTCTAAATTGGAAACACCATCATCCGATGTATTTCAGGTAAATTCATCTGGTCAGGAAAATCATTCAATACACACACGCACATACACTCTCTTTAATAGGTACTATAACTTAATGAccttatcaattatttatttcaattatagaaattgaatcaattgaattgataatcaaatagaatatcaactaaagaaaaaattttttccacTACTTTGATATCTCTCCCGTGGGCTGAAATGATCACGTTTCCGTTTGATCGTGGATGTTCTCTAGTTGATATACATCCATGGTTGGATACAAGCTCGACTATAAAGATACCCGGTTTTCGGTAAGTTGGTTGATTTTATGACGTGTCGCGTCGACGATACAACCATCAAGGATTAGGTATATTGATCATATACTCCCGGTATAAATAATTGTATAACATACACCTGAGGGTGTTGCCGTTTAGAATTATAAATAGATGATACAAATTGACATGGATGTTGCTAGTCGTTGTCCATCCGTTTTGGTCCGAACTGGTTTTATGAGGCGTGCACTTTAGATGTTGTCATTAGTAACCGGGGATACTACCTTCTTGGTTATATCTATCTACCTACCTACTCGAAAGAATGTTCGAGCTTTGAATGTATGCTGTCGTCATGGACCTTAGGAATGTTATGAAAATCGCAAGAAAAGGATTTCCTTCAGTATATTGATGGAACGTGATAGGTGTGTActtgaattcattttgttcTCAAAATTTCAGAATGAAAAGCTAATCTCTCGAGAAAGCAACTTTATTCAACTTCTTagagtatatatatttatatatcattttctGTGTGTATGCCAGGATGTTGAAGAAATAGATTCACGTTTGTTTCAGAGATGTAGTAAAGTgacaattgagaatttatcCATGTATTATAGACGGTTCAACACGATAAGGAGCATACATTATCACTTAGAgagtatatgtatatagagGTGTCATATACTACGCCCTGCTATTCCCAGACGAATTCATACATTCAAGGATTATATCGATGGAAATTAGTTGATTTTTAATGATTATCTTTCTTGCCATTCAGAAGCCGTTCAGATTGCTGAAAAACCTTAAACATGCACTGGAAAGTGGTTCTAGTGTTGGCATTTCTTGTTACATTGTACTTGATCTTAGGAGGAATCGCTTTCCACTACATAGAACATCCAAATGAGACAACCAACCAGGAACAAGCATTAACGGCAAACAAAGAATTTTTAGGTAAgctgttgtttgttttttttttaaataaatttatCTAAATgtgtatatgaaaataaatgataacaCAACTCGTAATTATTTCCTATATATGCGTGTTTACACCATTCTTAAAACTCCTCAGGCGTCAACACAAGCTACAGTGACGTAGCTACATCATTGCTTCCTCActtgaaatagatattttttcttcgtttCAGCCAATTTCACGTGCGTGGATCCAGAAAAATTTTCAGAACTCattcaaaaaataattgaagcTTATAACCAAGGAATAATAGCTTCCAATGACTCGATGGTCAGCAATAGTAACTGGGATATCGTTAGTTCCATATTTTTTTCCACAACTGTTGTCACTACTATAGGTATGTCAACTTTTAAAAAGTGGCCATGTTTTTGTGGTGGTCACTTTTTAGGAATACCGCGGTGTCTTCTTCAGCATTTGAGATTGTCCACAAATAGCAAAGATTACGATTAAGATATTACAATCCTTTACGACGATATCATGTCAATAATAGTACGTTCGGTACACATCTGTTTGGTCTAAAcaattatctatattttcGGGTTCTCCACTATCCAACCCTAAACTGCCGACTTCCCAAATAACCTTATCCTGCTTTGCCTCGTTTGTCTGTTCAGAGAAGCCGCGTAATCTTGGTTTTACCAACACTTGGTCGGTCGTCCAGTTTGTTCCTTATAGCCTAAAACGCAATTAGCGTATGAATGATTTAAGGCAGTGCCGGTATAAAAAAATGGCCGGAAACTCGACCTTTGGTGAAATAGAgtggaatttgaaatttatttgaatattttttactatgtaatTTATCAGTTGAATCCACTGTCGAACAATTAAAGTATGTGAATTCAACGGGACGCTCGAAACTGATaggtttttctttttgttttgtttttaggaTATGGACACATAGCCCCGGTTACGCATGGTGGTCGTGCATTCTGTATCATATACGCGCTTATCGGAATACCACTAGTGGGAGCATTTTTAGCGGGAATCGGTGAAAATATCGCGGAATCGGCACGAGCTCGATATAAACCTGCGGAAGAAAACTCTAAGTGTTCTAAATACAGTCGTATCTGGATAGGAATGATCTTTCTGTTTTCCGGTGCCGTCGTATTCATATTCATTCCGTCGATTTTATTCTCATATATGGAACGGTGGACATACGGAGAGGCACTTTATTACTCTGCAATTACACTCACAACTATAGGATTTGGAGATTTTGTGGCCGGTAGGTTTTAGTATGCAAACTCATCTTTACTTctctgaaatatattttcttcaaatttttaacTTATTTCCTCTTTCTTAAATTGTACATATCTTGTTTATACACATTTTTATTATGATACTTTTGATTGGTTTCGATTGAATAAATCTGTATTTCTATAATGTGGTATATTAGGTCGCGTACATAATCCCCCTCGACCGGGTATGTACCAAATTCGTAAAAATGTTGTGGTTTTGATCGTCATATGTGCTCAATTTCCCGAGAAGTTGAATCGATAGAAAGAAAGTTTTTTTTGTCGCAAATTGAATATATCAGGCGGCATTCACTTTAGCTCACCTTTCTTTGTTGTTTAAGTTCTGTCcaaaatttctatttcgtttaattttgtACTGCACTACACTTTTATGGTTTATGTTCATAAAGCAAAGACctaagaaaaattaatactgtAACTGAAATTAACCGAAATATCCGTCTTTGACCCTATGAACTAAAATAAGATATTATCGTAATCGCTTTTTAGGTTTAAGATCGAGTGGTTCACAGCGGATCTGGTATAGATTACTCATATCAGTTTGGATCCCGGTCGGTTTGGCGTGGTGTGCGTTACTTATCAATGAATTCAGCGATGTAGTGAAACGATATTTCTCGAAACCCGAAGTAGAACCGGAAGACGAAGAGGCGAACGAACCCAACCACGTGACCGGAAAGACAAATAATGGCTTCGAGCGGGTAAGTGGCGTTCGATAGACCATATAGACAGACATAAAACAATTTAATGTTAACGTGTGTAACTGCATTCCACCGAAGGCAGCCGTATTGTCCAACTGCATTATTTTAGTCGCAGCCAATTGTGACTTTAAACGCGATCAGCGTATAGTGACTGTACCGGCAAATCATACACGGGCCAACCGTTCGGCACCGGTGCCAAATGGGTCCGTGCCTGATTGACACGGCCAAAAACGTTGGCCCATGCCCGTGCCATATTCTAGCACGAATCAATCTAAACAGTGTCGATTTTTTCCACCAGTAACGAGTTAGTGACTTACGCGTCTTATGAGGCacggccaaatttggccagtGTGACCCGGGCCAAAACGTTTGTTGCGCTCGAACTCATGCAGGAGACATCGAATTCATTCCCGATAAAAGACATCGAATTCATTTCGAATTCATTCGAATTTTTACTTTTAGGATAATCACAAAATGGAATTGAACgatatcgaaaataaatgaaGTGAGATCATGCGCATTGTGACATTGTGATAAGTACTTTTGGTTTGAAAGTTGTGATCTCTGAAAAAGGTTAGTTCTTCCTTGATTTGGTCGAGAGTTGGTCGAGGCCGGGCTGTGCGAATTTGACAATTAAAATCGAGGCTAGAATATGAAGAAGTTACGAAGAAACCACGAAAGTGTTTTATGCAgatgatttatatatatatatatatataaacattaagATAATATATTCTATGCTCATATTTATAAACCGCGTACATTCTTGCATAAATCTTCACTTTCTGttattatcaacattttttagaaatatttatagttttcaaattaaaatcaCCGCATATTTTAATCGTCTTTTGAATTAATTcgatatcttttatttcacCCGAGTTGTATTGTATataatgtaaataaaaatagaattattttcaaatgtatttTACTGTGAATTTGTCGTAGCGGTGAGACTTGAGTAGTTTTTGGAAAGGACGTACAGCGACCACATAGCGACCACATGCGTattctaatagaaatcgattgtTCTAGTGGCTAAGTGTCGTACATGAGAATATCAACTTACACATTCATCCGGTAGACACTTCATTTTAGTGACGGATACATTTATTTCTATCAATCGTTGATACAAATGTGTTAATATTATGATACGAATTGCTAGGTCTCACAGTTCCATCTCCTGTTTACATgaatgattaatttgaacataagAATAGTATCTATAGATAGAAACAAATCTAGAATTATAGATTCGTGCAATTGAGCTGCGATTTAAAACGTgttttgaataagattttgtaTCAGAAATTAGCGACATCGGCGAGAGTTGAAGCAGCAGAGAGAAACGTGTACGTCACGACCGATAGATGTTTCTTGAAAGTCTCCCACCGTTTTTTCTGGTTCGGGtcatcttcaatttcaaacagAGCGTCAACAAGACCAGGAAGACTTACACCAGAGTAGTTATCAGTTGAACTAGGCGCGTATATTATATgtctgaaaacaaaaacaaactacaCTGGTTTCATACGAATGCActgaatctatatttaaaataTTGCATATTTGATTGAAACACGATAAGTCTTGGTAGAGTTAGTTTTTTTATTTGCTGCTGCCTGATTATTGGTTCTTCACTTGAAGAGACATTCGTCGTATCACCGATGATGGATGACTGGTTACATACCGATCTCTAGGTCGACCTGGCAGACCATTCGGATCCGTGAAAGCTCGTTCCAATTGCATCATTTGATCACTGGCTTTACGTGCGTCCAAAGgactgaaaataaacagcGATCAATCAAAACCCATTCAATAGTATGATTATCGTTATTGGGCGATTGAGTGGCTGTTACTGAAACTTACTTATTCCTGTTAATAGAGGGTAGTAATGAATGGAAATCTTGGCAGGATTGTGAAAAAATGTCAGCCGCTTCTTTCAAATCAGCtgtaatattaaaaatatggTCATTAGAACCATCGCATAGATTCGATTTTGATTAAGATCGCACGGCTATCACTTGCCCACAGATATGTTGTGCTTTTCTAACAACGTTCCGTATTCTTTGATAAAGGAATTAACAAATCCAGTTATAGAATTCCCATAGTCTCGCACGTCGAATGGCAGTATATACGTATCAGCGATAGATCTCGCAACTTCTCCCCAATACTGAGTTACAGCCGCAtgatactaaaaaaacaaacattctaATTGAACGATTCAATGAATACCAAACATCTATATAGGTATTACGCTAAATGCTTTACCTTAAACGTCGGATCAATGATATCATTCATcaatgaaaatgtctcatacaCGGAATGATACAACGGATAACTAGataatttcttcaatttcaccTAGAATCAGGAAAACTcgattataatcattattgaaTGTTTTGTTCTTCTGAAACGAACGGCGTGATATACATATAGATGGCATAGATAGAGGGCATTCAAGCATCGACATGCTCAAAAAGTACAGAAATATACGTTGATGTACCTCATCATAAGTATGATAGAAATCTGCACTGGTTATTCCGCACGTTACAAAAGAAGCATAATCGCTACCACTACCCAAAACTagaattctaaatatattttgataagattAATGAACAACCTTGTCATACGTATATCGAGTATCCATACTTGACACCCCTAATTTCGTGATAAACGGAGCATAATCACTACCACTGCCCAATATCTGAATACTGCAAAGATAAAACAGCTCCGAAATGCTCCATCATTGTGAAATAATAGATTATTGAAAACCGTCTGATAATCTTACGTTGGTACGGTTGAGTTTGAAAACTGTGCCCATTTGTCATACAACGTCTTCTTTCCAAAACCTACTTCAGTCGTGTTTGGATTTGGTACCTTcggaaaatattgaaatcgcttttcaatttcatacaaatggtcatcatttgaaatagaaacatcaatgatttatatttactaattttgcTGCTTCGTGTAAGACTTTCGAAAGAAGCGGCGTTCCTTTAACTTGTATGGAATGATTACCTAAAATAAacagaatgaaatgaaaagattgacaaagatatgaaaaattaagttttgaaaatatgagcTCAATCATATACTCACCCTGAACTGCGATGTCAACATTAAGGTAAGCTACAGCCCGTTCACCTAGACTCTTAGTGAAATGCTATATAttgaaagtgaaaaaaaattgaaagttgaGTAAAATGGAGCCATATGCAGATTACACACTACAATAAGACATGTTTTTATATTATACCTCAACCCATTCCGTCGATCCAACTAATCCATACTCTTCTGCACCCCAACTACAGAACATCAATGACCTTCGAGGTCTCCATCCTTGAATTATTCGaaattaatatatataaaacatttatcatttatGATTCAAGTAATGCGTGGATATGAATCAATGACGAACCTTCTTTTACAAGTTTTCCAAATACGCGGCTGAGTTCGACCATTGCTGCAGTTCCGCTGGTTGGGTCAACGGCTCCGAAAACCCAAGCGTCTCTATGATTACCTAATAGTACGTATCTGTCAGGCTCCATATCTCCTCTTATAGTTCCGATAACATTATAGACagtttttattatattatacgTTTGAACGTTCAACTGAACTTGCCTG
It includes:
- the LOC141906383 gene encoding N-acetylated-alpha-linked acidic dipeptidase 2-like isoform X3; the encoded protein is MVRHRNTGDVPLLRSEKSSDSDDFDWADTEFVHLVRTTTTKQITMQRRLKVALAVIIGAVVIFVLGLVIGLLIARGDSNVNGTYLSGVSKNIIRDGDPSIQQKLLKEINSEKIRQNLKEFTLHPHLAGTEGSKELAERIRDIWTEYGFDHVKLQPYDVLLSYPNTSQPNTVVLYDGTGRAKFTSQLAEKVLSPDQSQPDVVPPFNAYSVAGNPRLVYVNYGRYEDFNWLNKTTDISGKLCLARYGMIFRGDKVKFGEEFGCKGMILYSDPANYAPDTNVKVFPETWWLPGTGVQRGTLLIDKGDPQTLGYPSISSAYRISEEDIDIPKIPSHPIGYDDAQTLLRNLAGKDAPDKWQGAIPGIKYKLGPGFVDSSWQVQLNVQTYNIIKTVYNVIGTIRGDMEPDRYVLLGNHRDAWVFGAVDPTSGTAAMVELSRVFGKLVKEGWRPRRSLMFCSWGAEEYGLVGSTEWVEHFTKSLGERAVAYLNVDIAVQGNHSIQVKGTPLLSKVLHEAAKLVPNPNTTEVGFGKKTLYDKWAQFSNSTVPTIQILGSGSDYAPFITKLGVSSMDTRYTYDKVKLKKLSSYPLYHSVYETFSLMNDIIDPTFKYHAAVTQYWGEVARSIADTYILPFDVRDYGNSITGFVNSFIKEYGTLLEKHNISVADLKEAADIFSQSCQDFHSLLPSINRNNPLDARKASDQMMQLERAFTDPNGLPGRPRDRHIIYAPSSTDNYSGVSLPGLVDALFEIEDDPNQKKRWETFKKHLSVVTYTFLSAASTLADVANF
- the LOC141906383 gene encoding N-acetylated-alpha-linked acidic dipeptidase 2-like isoform X2, with the protein product MVRHRNTGDVPLLRSEKSSDSDDFDWADTEFVHLVRTTTTKQITMQRRLKVALAVIIGAVVIFVLGLVIGLLIARGDSNVNGTYLSGVSKNIIRDGDPSIQQKLLKEINSEKIRQNLKEFTLHPHLAGTEGSKELAERIRDIWTEYGFDHVKLQPYDVLLSYPNTSQPNTVVLYDGTGRAKFTSQLAEKVLSPDQSQPDVVPPFNAYSVAGNPRGQLVYVNYGRYEDFNWLNKTTDISGKLCLARYGMIFRGDKVKFGEEFGCKGMILYSDPANYAPDTNVKVFPETWWLPGTGVQRGTLLIDKGDPQTLGYPSISSAYRISEEDIDIPKIPSHPIGYDDAQTLLRNLAGKDAPDKWQGAIPGIKYKLGPGFVDSSWQVQLNVQTYNIIKTVYNVIGTIRGDMEPDRYVLLGNHRDAWVFGAVDPTSGTAAMVELSRVFGKLVKEGWRPRRSLMFCSWGAEEYGLVGSTEWVEHFTKSLGERAVAYLNVDIAVQGNHSIQVKGTPLLSKVLHEAAKLVPNPNTTEVGFGKKTLYDKWAQFSNSTVPTILVLGSGSDYASFVTCGITSADFYHTYDEVKLKKLSSYPLYHSVYETFSLMNDIIDPTFKYHAAVTQYWGEVARSIADTYILPFDVRDYGNSITGFVNSFIKEYGTLLEKHNISVADLKEAADIFSQSCQDFHSLLPSINRNNPLDARKASDQMMQLERAFTDPNGLPGRPRDRHIIYAPSSTDNYSGVSLPGLVDALFEIEDDPNQKKRWETFKKHLSVVTYTFLSAASTLADVANF
- the LOC141906400 gene encoding potassium channel subfamily K member 10-like, whose product is MHWKVVLVLAFLVTLYLILGGIAFHYIEHPNETTNQEQALTANKEFLANFTCVDPEKFSELIQKIIEAYNQGIIASNDSMVSNSNWDIVSSIFFSTTVVTTIGYGHIAPVTHGGRAFCIIYALIGIPLVGAFLAGIGENIAESARARYKPAEENSKCSKYSRIWIGMIFLFSGAVVFIFIPSILFSYMERWTYGEALYYSAITLTTIGFGDFVAGLRSSGSQRIWYRLLISVWIPVGLAWCALLINEFSDVVKRYFSKPEVEPEDEEANEPNHVTGKTNNGFERDNHKMELNDIENK
- the LOC141906383 gene encoding N-acetylated-alpha-linked acidic dipeptidase 2-like isoform X1, whose amino-acid sequence is MVRHRNTGDVPLLRSEKSSDSDDFDWADTEFVHLVRTTTTKQITMQRRLKVALAVIIGAVVIFVLGLVIGLLIARGDSNVNGTYLSGVSKNIIRDGDPSIQQKLLKEINSEKIRQNLKEFTLHPHLAGTEGSKELAERIRDIWTEYGFDHVKLQPYDVLLSYPNTSQPNTVVLYDGTGRAKFTSQLAEKVLSPDQSQPDVVPPFNAYSVAGNPRGQLVYVNYGRYEDFNWLNKTTDISGKLCLARYGMIFRGDKVKFGEEFGCKGMILYSDPANYAPDTNVKVFPETWWLPGTGVQRGTLLIDKGDPQTLGYPSISSAYRISEEDIDIPKIPSHPIGYDDAQTLLRNLAGKDAPDKWQGAIPGIKYKLGPGFVDSSWQVQLNVQTYNIIKTVYNVIGTIRGDMEPDRYVLLGNHRDAWVFGAVDPTSGTAAMVELSRVFGKLVKEGWRPRRSLMFCSWGAEEYGLVGSTEWVEHFTKSLGERAVAYLNVDIAVQGNHSIQVKGTPLLSKVLHEAAKLVPNPNTTEVGFGKKTLYDKWAQFSNSTVPTIQILGSGSDYAPFITKLGVSSMDTRYTYDKVKLKKLSSYPLYHSVYETFSLMNDIIDPTFKYHAAVTQYWGEVARSIADTYILPFDVRDYGNSITGFVNSFIKEYGTLLEKHNISVADLKEAADIFSQSCQDFHSLLPSINRNNPLDARKASDQMMQLERAFTDPNGLPGRPRDRHIIYAPSSTDNYSGVSLPGLVDALFEIEDDPNQKKRWETFKKHLSVVTYTFLSAASTLADVANF